One region of Culex pipiens pallens isolate TS chromosome 2, TS_CPP_V2, whole genome shotgun sequence genomic DNA includes:
- the LOC120412813 gene encoding tyrosine-protein kinase Dnt, translated as MTNLCVYFGLFLVVFAASGSAHLNLYLNQLEVMRLLGLSAELYYVRDGQVNEYALHFTVPVPATVQDISFTWQALNGKPLPYKISIVTSDPLVLPKPAMNISRAGEIPTQIETFSIMLKCAGREAAEVEVTITIEVTLNRATGNATELVFRRKKICLASEHPDANQPDPYLLETVTHTQNGLITLIIGGILAIALVLILISIAYCARGPMKRKPHHAQPIRTSSFQRLQTHPPSAPSSIVSPPSIAPTIATLSRNKIYANAEPEELQRRISELTVQRCRVRLSSLLQEGTFGRVYRGSYNDSQEVLVKTVGPHASQMQVSLLLQEGMSLYGAQHPGILSVLGVSIEDHTAPFLLYQAPDNMRNLKIFLQEPVARTMTTIQIVKIQLQLAQAIGHLHSHGVIHKDIAARNCVIDDQLRVKLADNSLSRDLFPGDYYCLGDSENRPIKWLALEAIQYKQFSEASDTWAFGVLMWELCTLARQPYAEVDPFEMEHYLRDGYRLSQPINCPDELFAIIAYCWTMLPMERPSFERLQICLQDFYAQLTRYV; from the exons GTCTCTCCGCCGAGCTGTACTACGTGCGCGATGGCCAGGTCAACGAGTACGCGCTGCACTTTACGGTCCCCGTGCCGGCGACCGTCCAGGACATTTCGTTCACGTGGCAGGCCCTCAACGGGAAGCCGCTGCCGTACAAGATCAGCATCGTTACGTCCGACCCGCTGGTGCTGCCCAAGCCGGCGATGAACATCTCGCGGGCGGGCGAGATCCCGACGCAGATTGAAACGTTCTCGATTATGCTCAAGTGTGCGGGGCGAGAGGCGGCCGAAGTTGAGGTGACGATCACGATCGAGGTTACGCTGAACCGCGCGACGGGGAACGCGACGGAGCTGGTCTTCCGGAGGAAGAAGATATGTCTGGCGAG TGAACATCCGGACGCGAATCAACCCGATCCGTACCTGCTGGAGACGGTGACCCACACCCAGAACGGGTTGATCACACTGATCATTGGAGGAATCCTGGCGATCGCGCTGGTCTTGATCCTCATCTCGATCGCGTACTGCGCGCGAGGTCCAATGAAACGGAAGCCTCATCACGCGCAGCCAATTCGTACCTCGAGCTTCCAGCGACTTCAAACCCACCCTCCATCGGCACCTTCCTCGATCGTGTCCCCACCGTCGATCGCGCCCACGATCGCTACCCTGTCCCGCAACAAGATCTACGCCAACGCCGAGCCCGAGGAACTCCAGCGTCGCATCTCCGAACTGACCGTGCAGCGATGCCGCGTCCGGCTGTCCTCACTGCTCCAAGAAGGCACCTTCGGCCGTGTATACCGCGGATCGTACAACGACAGCCAGGAAGTGCTCGTCAAAACCGTCGGCCCGCACGCGTCCCAAATGCAAGTCTCCCTACTGCTCCAGGAAGGAATGAGTCTGTACGGCGCCCAACACCCCGGAATCCTCTCCGTGCTGGGAGTGTCCATCGAAGATCACACCGCACCTTTCCTTCTCTACCAAGCCCCGGACAACATGCGCAACCTGAAGATCTTCCTGCAGGAACCCGTCGCCCGCACCATGACCACCATCCAGATCGTCAAGATCCAGCTGCAGCTAGCGCAAGCCATCGGACATCTGCACAGCCACGGCGTCATCCACAAGGACATCGCCGCACGTAACTGCGT AATCGACGACCAGCTGCGGGTCAAACTGGCGGACAACTCGCTCTCGCGGGATCTCTTCCCCGGCGATTACTACTGCCTGGGGGACAGCGAAAATCGCCCGATCAAGTGGCTCGCCCTGGAGGCGATCCAGTACAAGCAGTTCAGCGAAGCGTCGGACACGTGGGCGTTCGGTGTGCTGATGTGGGAGCTGTGCACGCTGGCGCGCCAGCCGTACGCGGAG GTTGATCCGTTCGAGATGGAGCACTACCTGCGCGATGGATACCGATTATCGCAGCCGATCAACTGTCCAGATGAGCT GTTCGCAATAATAGCCTACTGCTGGACGATGCTGCCGATGGAGCGGCCCTCGTTCGAGCGGCTCCAGATCTGCCTGCAGGACTTTTACGCCCAGCTGACGCGGTACGTCTAG
- the LOC120412794 gene encoding zinc finger protein 30 homolog, whose amino-acid sequence MSVCCACRKRKNSSSTAIFHVFPRDRNQSEKWRKAVGLNGPPTPFARVCSDHFTEQDYTKGCDGVSKGKLLLPTAVPSQNLESRTEDNNAPPAKVPRPTPTISPKIHELDEILQQCADPASINYSHDPDAHTITIRYQPIPQPSDSRAKRVCTRCNAILRVVDYGTHAKSCVGGKLKPFQCGTCQSCYETIKELRLHKCDPHQEPDDKAERREQLELLTQAIAGREYDSDSDEMDVVGEEEVQPNKRCVECDRLIPVSRMQVHYRKFHGDCANAPFRCRLCESQFGFCADLSKHLRSHTVKELRSLRNRKPDGIPFDSDGKTCYECYLCGNVFGTEESVRVHQGTHLGDNIRCPVCGRNCESKSDFLKHLASHQ is encoded by the exons ATGAGCGTTTGTTGTGCCTGCAGAAAGCGAAAGAACTCCAGCTCGACCGCCATTTTCCACGTTTTCCCCCGAGACCGAAATCAGTCGGAGAAATGGCGCAAGGCCGTTGGTCTGAATGGCCCGCCGACTCCTTTCGCCAGAGTTTGCTCGGATCACTTCACGGAACAGGATTATACCAAAGGCTGTGATG GAGTTTCAAAGGGGAAATTGCTGCTTCCAACGGCCGTTCCGTCACAAAATTTGG AATCTCGAACCGAGGATAATAACGCACCCCCCGCAAAAGTTCCTCGACCAACCCCTACGATTTCTCCCAAAATTCACGAACTCGATGAAATCCTCCAGCAATGCGCCGACCCGGCGTCAATCAACTACTCACACGACCCGGACGCCCACACCATCACGATCCGCTACCAGCCGATCCCGCAACCGTCGGACAGCCGCGCCAAGCGGGTTTGCACGCGTTGCAACGCGATCCTTCGGGTGGTCGATTACGGAACGCACGCCAAAAGCTGCGTCGGTGGCAAGCTGAAACCTTTCCAGTGTGGCACGTGCCAGTCGTGCTACGAAACGATCAAGGAGCTGCGCCTGCACAAGTGCGATCCCCACCAGGAACCGGACGACAAAGCGGAACGTCGCGAGCAGCTGGAGCTTTTGACGCAGGCCATCGCCGGCCGGGAGTACGACTCGGACTCGGATGAGATGGACGTGGTAGGTGAAGAGGAGGTGCAACCGAACAAGCGATGCGTGGAGTGTGACCGGCTGATTCCGGTTAGTAGGATGCAGGTGCATTACCGGAAGTTTCACGGAGATTGCGCGAACGCACCGTTCCGCTGTCGATTGTGCGAGAGTCAGTTTGGGTTTTGCGCAGATCTGAGCAAGCACCTCCGGTCGCATACGGTGAAGGAGTTGAGGAGTTTGCGCAACCGGAAACCGGACGGGATTCCGTTCGACAGTGACGGTAAGACATGCTACGAGTGCTACCTTTGTGGGAACGTGTTTGGCACTGAGGAGTCGGTTCGAGTGCATCAGGGGACGCATCTGGGGGATAACATACGATGTCCAGTGTGCGGGCGTAACTGTGAGTCGAAGTCTGATTTCCTGAAGCATTTGGCGAGTCATCAGTAG
- the LOC128092831 gene encoding uncharacterized protein LOC128092831 → MLPTPRALSLSFSLRVKNRHNEFVSGSRKFHQKGGHHDSNDNHIYECPPEVVATPVATILATQTLPAPGKAYA, encoded by the coding sequence ATGCTTCCTACGCCGCGGGCCCTTTCGTTGAGCTTTAGCCTGCGGGTCAAGAACCGCCACAACGAGTTCGTGAGTGGTTCGAGAAAGTTCCACCAGAAGGGTGGCCACCACGACAGCAACGACAACCACATCTACGAGTGTCCGCCGGAGGTGGTTGCGACCCCGGTGGCGACCATCCTGGCCACGCAAACGCTGCCAGCGCCCGGGAAGGCGTACGCGTGA